One Desulfobulbus propionicus DSM 2032 DNA segment encodes these proteins:
- a CDS encoding protein-glutamate methylesterase/protein-glutamine glutaminase, protein MKKIKVLVVDDSALVRQTLCAILNADPDIEVVATAADPFAAAERLRTVIPDVITLDIEMPRMDGLTFLRKLMSQHPIPVVMCSSLAGGGSESMLKAIEYGAVDIITKPRMGTKQFIEESRIMICDAIKGAAAVRPGKTPPGRSTLKEPSPRYSADVIMAKPTSQAMLQTTDKVVMVGASTGGTEALKVFLEMLPEDAPGVVIVQHMPEYFTAAFARRLDGLCRVTVKEAMDNDSVVPGRVLIAPGNRHTLLKRSGARYHVEVKDGPLVSRHRPSVDVLFRSAARYGGKNVVGVIMTGMGDDGARSMRELFEAGAITIAQDEASCVVFGMPAEAIKHGGVHKVLPLERIAPEVLRLCV, encoded by the coding sequence GTGAAGAAAATCAAGGTGCTGGTGGTCGACGACTCGGCCCTGGTGCGGCAAACCCTGTGTGCGATACTCAACGCTGACCCGGATATCGAGGTGGTTGCCACCGCCGCCGACCCCTTTGCCGCGGCGGAACGGCTGCGCACGGTCATCCCCGATGTCATCACCCTGGACATCGAAATGCCGCGCATGGATGGCTTGACCTTCCTGCGCAAGCTCATGAGTCAGCATCCCATTCCGGTGGTGATGTGCTCCAGCCTGGCCGGTGGGGGCAGCGAATCGATGCTCAAGGCCATCGAATACGGGGCTGTCGACATCATCACCAAGCCGCGCATGGGCACCAAGCAGTTCATCGAGGAGTCGCGCATCATGATCTGCGACGCGATCAAGGGCGCCGCCGCTGTCCGTCCGGGGAAAACACCACCTGGCCGCAGCACGCTGAAAGAACCGTCACCCCGCTATTCAGCCGACGTGATCATGGCCAAACCGACCTCCCAGGCCATGCTCCAGACCACCGACAAGGTGGTGATGGTCGGCGCCTCCACCGGCGGCACCGAGGCCCTGAAGGTTTTTCTGGAGATGCTGCCCGAGGATGCGCCCGGGGTGGTGATCGTCCAGCACATGCCCGAATATTTCACCGCCGCCTTTGCCCGACGGCTGGATGGCCTGTGCCGGGTAACGGTCAAGGAAGCCATGGACAACGATAGCGTGGTGCCTGGCCGGGTGCTGATCGCCCCTGGCAATCGACATACCCTGCTCAAGCGCAGCGGCGCCCGGTATCATGTGGAAGTGAAGGACGGCCCCCTGGTTTCGCGGCACCGGCCGTCGGTGGACGTGCTGTTCCGCTCCGCCGCCCGCTATGGCGGCAAGAACGTGGTTGGGGTGATCATGACCGGCATGGGCGATGACGGCGCGCGGAGCATGAGGGAACTGTTCGAGGCCGGCGCGATCACCATCGCCCAGGACGAGGCCAGCTGCGTGGTCTTCGGCATGCCGGCCGAGGCGATCAAACATGGCGGGGTGCACAAGGTGCTGCCCCTTGAGCGCATCGCCCCCGAGGTATTGCGGCTGTGCGTCTGA
- a CDS encoding chemotaxis protein CheD: protein MIPFLAGHSRQAFLKPGEVIVTAEPLLVSTILGSCVAVTLYAPDQGIGAICHAMLPDDPSGNNDLRHVGTAVRAMYQQIQRYRRSKQLVVKLFGGAQVLACEPIIDARLAVGAQNIRQARQTLEQLGLGIANADTGGNVGRKVLFSIKTGDVYVRKLRHRDNGCTCMQGRFP from the coding sequence ATGATCCCCTTTCTCGCCGGCCATAGCAGGCAAGCCTTTCTCAAGCCGGGCGAGGTGATCGTGACCGCCGAACCCCTGCTGGTGAGCACCATTCTAGGCTCCTGTGTGGCGGTGACCCTGTATGCCCCGGATCAGGGTATCGGCGCCATCTGCCACGCGATGCTTCCGGACGATCCGTCCGGCAACAACGACCTGCGCCACGTGGGCACGGCGGTGCGTGCCATGTATCAACAGATACAACGGTACCGGCGCAGCAAGCAACTGGTGGTCAAACTGTTCGGCGGCGCCCAAGTCCTGGCCTGCGAGCCGATCATCGATGCCAGGCTGGCGGTGGGCGCGCAGAACATCCGCCAGGCCCGGCAGACCTTGGAACAGCTTGGCCTGGGTATCGCCAATGCCGACACTGGCGGGAACGTGGGAAGGAAAGTGCTGTTCTCGATCAAGACCGGCGATGTCTATGTACGCAAACTGCGACACAGGGACAACGGTTGCACCTGCATGCAAGGGAGGTTTCCGTGA
- a CDS encoding CheR family methyltransferase, with translation MQPTAAETGRTSQGLAPAKMRDREFTQFSALIRQRVGIQLPPAKKTMLESRLHKRLKVLRLDSFEAYGSYVFSPEGQRTEMVHLIDVVTTNKTDFFREPGHFEYLTHTALPALRARRGDRFEEPLRLWSAGCSSGEEPYTLAMVLAEFAAGHPPFRFSILASDISTRILEAAQTGVYPQERTEGIAIGLKKKYLLRSKDRSRGLVRISPELRARVVFRRINFMEDHFGLSEKMDIIFCRNVIIYFDKPTQQELIRKFHRQLRPGGYLFLGHSETINGLDVDFVTVGSTVYQKQ, from the coding sequence ATGCAGCCGACAGCGGCGGAAACAGGGCGCACGTCCCAGGGGCTGGCGCCGGCTAAAATGCGCGACAGGGAGTTCACGCAGTTTAGCGCCCTGATCCGCCAACGGGTGGGCATCCAACTGCCGCCGGCGAAAAAGACCATGCTTGAATCCAGGCTGCACAAGCGGCTCAAGGTCCTGCGCCTGGATTCCTTCGAGGCCTACGGCAGCTATGTCTTCAGTCCCGAAGGGCAGCGGACGGAAATGGTGCACCTGATCGACGTGGTCACCACCAACAAGACCGATTTTTTTCGCGAACCCGGCCATTTCGAGTATCTGACCCACACGGCCCTGCCCGCGCTGCGGGCGCGGCGGGGCGATCGGTTCGAGGAACCCCTGCGCCTGTGGAGCGCCGGCTGTTCCAGCGGCGAGGAACCCTATACCCTGGCCATGGTGCTCGCCGAATTCGCGGCGGGGCATCCCCCATTCCGTTTTTCCATCCTGGCCTCGGATATCAGCACCCGCATTCTCGAAGCCGCGCAAACCGGGGTCTATCCCCAGGAACGCACCGAGGGCATCGCTATCGGCCTGAAGAAAAAATATCTCCTGCGCAGCAAGGACCGGAGCCGTGGCCTGGTGCGCATCAGCCCGGAACTGCGGGCGCGGGTGGTGTTTCGCCGGATCAATTTCATGGAGGATCATTTCGGCCTGTCCGAGAAAATGGACATCATTTTCTGCCGCAACGTGATCATCTATTTCGACAAACCCACCCAGCAGGAGCTGATCCGCAAGTTCCATCGTCAACTCCGCCCGGGCGGCTATCTGTTTCTCGGCCATTCCGAAACCATCAACGGTCTGGATGTCGATTTCGTCACCGTGGGTTCCACCGTCTATCAGAAACAATGA
- a CDS encoding chemotaxis protein CheW — translation MSVAGITETVQYLTFKLADEVFAFDVAKVREILEMTSITKVPQTPEFMRGVINLRGSVVPVVDLRLNFGMPCTEQTVNTCIIVVEVNLAGEVLILGVLADSVQEVVEMEPEQIEPPPQLGTKLNTEFIRGMGKVDHDFVMILDIDKVFSSEQLGDIQGNAAQ, via the coding sequence ATGAGCGTGGCCGGAATCACTGAAACTGTTCAATACCTGACCTTTAAACTGGCCGACGAGGTCTTTGCCTTCGATGTCGCCAAAGTGCGGGAAATTCTGGAGATGACCTCCATCACCAAGGTGCCGCAAACCCCGGAGTTCATGCGCGGGGTGATCAACCTGCGCGGCAGCGTGGTGCCGGTGGTGGATCTGCGGCTCAACTTCGGCATGCCATGCACCGAACAGACCGTCAATACCTGTATCATCGTGGTCGAGGTCAACCTGGCGGGCGAGGTGCTGATCCTCGGCGTGCTGGCCGATTCGGTCCAGGAGGTGGTGGAGATGGAGCCCGAGCAGATCGAGCCGCCACCCCAACTGGGCACCAAGCTGAACACCGAGTTCATCCGTGGCATGGGCAAGGTCGATCATGATTTTGTCATGATCCTCGATATCGACAAGGTGTTCTCGTCCGAGCAACTGGGCGATATCCAGGGCAATGCGGCCCAATAA
- a CDS encoding methyl-accepting chemotaxis protein: protein MTWFDNMTLKGKLLVGFITVAIIAGAIGGYGIVTIDKLDVADTKLYEKITVPLGEMANISIAFQRIRVNSRDFLTATTQEQRETFAGRIKELQASIDKNTESFEKTILTDEGRRLFEDFKKAKELYTTLLGQAIALAREGKGTEATALLQGEVVKAALEEQNIIDKLMEAKIEQGNLTSIENSATAKSANIIMTVLAVVGVVLAIGLGLFIARIVLRQLGGDPKQVGEIANTVAVGDLSHDIVLASGDTTSVMAAMKKMVATIQALVDDANMLATAAVEGRLATRADVSRHQGDFQKIVVGVNDTLDAVITPLNVAAEYVDQIAKGVIPPAITANYNGDFNQIKDNLNNMVRMMTDLLAQTDLLIKAAADGELDKRADASLFVGGWNTLVVGVNDTVTNIVNPLRVTADYVDRVSKGDMPPLITDVYKGQYNQIKNNLNLLIEAINNIAANAKQVAQGNLMVELKKRSDNDELMVSLSTMVDKLKEVVTEVQAAADNVATGAQEMSATAQQMSQGATEQAASAEEVSSSMEQMASNIRQNTDNAMQTEKIAVKSASDAREGGKAVTETVSAMKQIATKISIIEEIARQTNLLALNAAIEAARAGEHGKGFAVVASEVRKLAERSQSAAGEISQLSTSSVAIAEQAGEMLGKMLPDIQKTAELVQEISASSKEQDTGADQINKAIQQLDQVIQQNAGAAEEMASTTEELSSQAEQLKATIAFFTLDTGRQRRVTAAVQPVRAQQPFIAPAPLPKNAGAVKVAVEKPGKPVRQAQAETGIQLDLGVTGGADHLDEEFERF from the coding sequence ATGACCTGGTTTGACAACATGACCCTGAAGGGAAAGCTGCTGGTCGGCTTCATCACCGTGGCGATCATTGCCGGCGCCATTGGCGGCTATGGCATTGTTACCATCGACAAGCTCGATGTGGCTGATACCAAACTGTACGAGAAAATCACCGTGCCGCTCGGCGAAATGGCCAACATCTCCATCGCTTTTCAACGAATCCGGGTCAACTCCCGGGATTTCCTGACCGCCACCACGCAGGAGCAGCGGGAAACCTTTGCCGGCCGGATCAAGGAACTCCAGGCCAGCATCGACAAGAACACCGAGAGTTTCGAGAAAACCATCCTCACCGATGAGGGCCGCCGCCTGTTCGAGGACTTCAAGAAAGCCAAGGAACTCTATACCACGCTCCTGGGGCAAGCGATTGCCTTGGCGCGCGAAGGCAAGGGCACGGAAGCCACCGCCCTGCTCCAAGGGGAGGTGGTGAAAGCCGCCCTAGAAGAACAGAACATCATCGACAAGCTCATGGAGGCAAAGATAGAGCAGGGCAATCTGACCTCGATTGAAAACAGCGCCACCGCCAAGAGCGCCAATATCATCATGACCGTGCTGGCGGTGGTCGGAGTGGTGCTGGCCATTGGCCTGGGTCTGTTCATTGCCCGCATTGTCCTGCGCCAACTGGGCGGCGATCCGAAACAGGTGGGGGAAATTGCCAACACGGTGGCGGTCGGCGATCTGTCGCACGATATCGTGCTCGCCAGCGGCGACACCACCAGCGTCATGGCGGCAATGAAGAAGATGGTGGCCACCATCCAGGCCCTGGTCGACGATGCCAACATGCTGGCCACCGCCGCCGTGGAAGGCCGGCTCGCCACCCGCGCCGACGTCTCCCGTCACCAGGGGGATTTTCAGAAGATCGTGGTTGGGGTCAACGACACCCTGGATGCGGTGATTACCCCCTTGAACGTGGCTGCCGAGTATGTCGACCAGATTGCCAAGGGCGTCATTCCGCCGGCGATCACCGCCAACTACAACGGCGATTTCAACCAGATCAAGGACAATCTCAACAACATGGTGCGGATGATGACCGACCTGCTCGCCCAGACCGACCTGTTGATCAAGGCGGCCGCCGACGGCGAGTTGGACAAACGCGCCGATGCCTCGCTCTTTGTCGGCGGCTGGAACACCCTGGTGGTCGGGGTCAACGACACGGTCACCAACATCGTCAACCCCCTGCGGGTCACCGCCGACTATGTCGACAGGGTATCCAAGGGCGACATGCCGCCGCTGATCACCGATGTCTATAAAGGGCAGTACAATCAAATCAAGAACAACCTCAACCTGTTGATCGAGGCCATCAACAACATCGCCGCCAACGCCAAGCAGGTCGCCCAGGGCAACCTGATGGTCGAGTTGAAGAAGCGTTCCGACAACGATGAATTGATGGTCTCCCTGTCCACCATGGTGGACAAACTGAAAGAGGTGGTCACCGAGGTGCAGGCTGCGGCCGACAACGTGGCCACCGGCGCCCAGGAGATGTCCGCTACCGCCCAGCAGATGTCGCAAGGCGCGACCGAGCAGGCGGCCAGCGCCGAGGAGGTCTCGTCGAGCATGGAGCAGATGGCGTCCAACATCCGCCAGAACACCGACAACGCCATGCAGACGGAAAAAATCGCGGTCAAGAGCGCGTCCGATGCCCGCGAGGGCGGCAAGGCGGTGACCGAAACCGTCTCGGCCATGAAACAGATCGCCACCAAGATTTCGATCATCGAGGAGATCGCCCGTCAGACCAATCTGCTCGCCCTCAACGCGGCCATCGAGGCGGCGCGGGCCGGCGAGCACGGCAAGGGATTCGCGGTGGTGGCCTCCGAGGTGCGCAAACTGGCGGAACGGAGCCAGTCGGCGGCAGGCGAGATCAGCCAGCTGTCCACTTCCAGCGTGGCTATTGCCGAGCAGGCCGGCGAGATGCTGGGCAAGATGCTGCCCGATATCCAGAAGACTGCCGAACTGGTCCAGGAGATCAGCGCTTCGAGCAAGGAGCAGGATACCGGCGCCGACCAGATCAACAAGGCCATCCAGCAGCTGGATCAGGTGATTCAGCAGAACGCGGGCGCGGCCGAGGAAATGGCCTCGACCACCGAGGAACTGTCCAGTCAGGCCGAGCAGCTCAAGGCCACCATCGCCTTCTTTACCCTGGACACCGGCCGACAGCGGCGGGTGACGGCAGCGGTGCAGCCGGTTCGTGCCCAGCAGCCGTTCATCGCTCCCGCGCCCCTGCCCAAGAACGCCGGCGCGGTCAAGGTAGCTGTGGAAAAACCGGGCAAACCGGTCCGTCAGGCCCAGGCCGAAACGGGTATCCAGCTCGACCTGGGTGTCACGGGCGGTGCGGATCACCTGGACGAGGAATTCGAGCGGTTCTAA
- a CDS encoding chemotaxis protein CheA — protein sequence MFEDHIATYREEAAELLAELETSLLDLETRPDDRELIDRVFRAMHTIKGSGAMFGFDEIAAFTHEVETVFDLVRNGRMVVTKELLDLTLRSRDHISMLLATATEGMPVERGTGDQLIDGLRRLLPPSVLHRGAEAVPLAAQADEVERAPLQTWRIRFQPHREMLLCGSNPLALINELRELGTCLVTAQFDAVPPLDSFVGEHCYLSWDIVLSTVRGEEAIRDVFLFVEDDCQLNIELIDEPALEDRQPEYKRLGEILIERGDLAPEALDEVLRHQKPLGELLVDGGMVSPDKVAAALDEQQHVRKTRQEQANTESAASIRVPAEKLDQLVNLVGEMVTVQARLSQVSNALGDATYIAIAEEVERLTNELRDTALNIRMLPIGSTFSKFKRLVRDLSRELGKEIEMETFGADTELDKTVIEKLNDPLVHIIRNSIDHGIEAPAERMAAGKPTTGTIRLGAEHAGDSVLITIHDDGKGIDPAAVRAKAVRLGLLSANAELGDQEIFACIFTPGFSTADQITSVSGRGVGMDVVKRGIEGLRGTIAVDSELGRGTTITLKIPLTLAIIESLLVQVGDSHFVLPLAPIEECVELSRADVEASHGRNLANVRGHLTPYIRLRDQFAINGTRPEIEQIVIVAVQGVRIGFVVDFVVGEHQTVIKPLGILYQDVRGISGATILGDGSVALILSPADLVRMAETAEQRKP from the coding sequence ATGTTCGAAGATCATATTGCGACCTATCGCGAAGAAGCCGCCGAACTGCTGGCCGAACTGGAAACCTCGCTGCTCGATCTTGAAACACGGCCGGACGACCGGGAACTGATCGATCGCGTGTTTCGGGCCATGCACACCATCAAGGGGTCCGGGGCGATGTTCGGCTTCGACGAGATCGCCGCCTTTACCCATGAGGTGGAGACCGTGTTCGACCTGGTGCGCAACGGCCGGATGGTGGTGACCAAGGAGCTGCTCGACCTGACGCTCCGGTCCCGCGACCATATTTCCATGCTGCTTGCGACCGCCACGGAGGGCATGCCGGTGGAACGCGGCACCGGCGACCAGCTGATCGATGGCCTGCGTCGGCTGCTCCCACCGTCTGTACTCCATCGCGGGGCTGAAGCGGTGCCGCTGGCCGCCCAGGCGGACGAGGTGGAGCGTGCCCCGCTTCAGACCTGGCGCATTCGTTTTCAGCCGCACCGCGAGATGCTGCTGTGCGGCAGCAACCCCCTGGCCCTGATCAACGAATTGCGCGAATTGGGCACCTGCCTGGTCACCGCCCAATTCGACGCCGTTCCGCCGCTCGATTCTTTTGTGGGCGAACACTGCTACCTCTCCTGGGACATCGTCCTGAGCACCGTTCGCGGCGAGGAGGCCATCCGCGACGTGTTCCTTTTTGTCGAGGATGACTGTCAGCTCAATATCGAGCTGATCGACGAACCAGCCTTGGAGGACCGGCAGCCCGAGTACAAGCGGTTGGGCGAAATCCTGATCGAACGCGGCGATTTGGCTCCAGAGGCCCTGGACGAGGTGCTGCGGCACCAGAAACCGCTTGGCGAGCTGCTGGTGGACGGGGGGATGGTCAGTCCGGACAAGGTCGCGGCCGCCCTCGACGAACAGCAGCATGTCCGCAAAACGAGACAGGAACAGGCCAACACCGAATCCGCGGCCAGCATCCGGGTTCCGGCCGAGAAGCTCGATCAGCTGGTGAATCTGGTCGGGGAAATGGTCACGGTCCAGGCGCGGCTGTCGCAGGTCTCCAACGCTCTCGGCGATGCCACCTACATCGCCATCGCCGAGGAAGTGGAACGGCTGACCAACGAACTGCGCGACACGGCGCTCAACATCCGCATGCTGCCCATCGGCAGCACCTTCAGCAAGTTCAAGCGGCTGGTGCGCGATCTCTCCCGGGAATTGGGCAAGGAGATCGAGATGGAGACCTTTGGCGCCGACACCGAACTGGACAAGACGGTGATCGAAAAGCTCAACGATCCACTGGTGCACATCATCCGCAACAGCATCGATCACGGCATCGAGGCGCCGGCCGAGCGGATGGCCGCCGGCAAGCCGACCACCGGAACCATTCGCCTCGGGGCCGAGCACGCCGGCGACTCGGTGTTGATCACCATCCACGACGACGGCAAGGGCATCGACCCCGCAGCGGTCCGCGCCAAGGCGGTCAGGCTGGGGCTGCTCTCCGCCAACGCCGAGCTGGGCGACCAGGAGATTTTCGCGTGCATCTTTACCCCCGGATTTTCCACGGCGGATCAGATTACCAGCGTGTCCGGCCGGGGAGTCGGCATGGACGTGGTCAAACGCGGCATCGAGGGACTGCGCGGCACCATCGCGGTCGACAGCGAACTGGGCCGGGGCACCACCATCACCCTCAAGATCCCCCTGACCCTGGCGATCATCGAGAGCCTGCTGGTGCAGGTTGGCGACAGCCATTTCGTCCTGCCGCTGGCGCCGATCGAGGAATGCGTGGAGCTGTCCCGGGCCGATGTCGAGGCCTCCCATGGCCGCAACCTGGCCAACGTACGCGGCCACCTCACCCCCTATATCCGTTTGCGCGACCAGTTCGCCATCAACGGCACCCGGCCGGAGATCGAGCAGATCGTCATTGTTGCGGTCCAGGGCGTGCGGATCGGCTTCGTGGTCGATTTCGTTGTCGGCGAACACCAGACAGTGATCAAGCCGCTTGGCATCCTCTACCAGGATGTGCGGGGCATCTCCGGGGCCACCATCCTCGGCGACGGTTCGGTGGCCCTGATCCTCTCGCCAGCCGACCTGGTGCGGATGGCGGAAACCGCCGAACAGAGGAAGCCGTGA
- a CDS encoding response regulator produces MAKLIMTADDSASIRQMVAFTLKQNGYEVVEAVDGQDALSKLTTKKVDMLLTDLNMPKLDGIGLIKGVRAGGLNKFIPIVMLTTESQDGKKAEGKAAGATGWIVKPFKPEQLVAVVKKVLG; encoded by the coding sequence ATGGCAAAGCTAATCATGACAGCCGATGATTCGGCCAGCATCCGACAGATGGTGGCCTTTACCCTCAAACAGAACGGCTACGAGGTCGTGGAAGCGGTCGATGGTCAGGATGCGTTGAGCAAGCTGACCACCAAGAAGGTGGACATGCTGCTGACCGATCTCAACATGCCCAAATTGGATGGCATCGGCCTGATCAAAGGAGTCCGGGCCGGCGGTCTCAACAAATTCATTCCCATTGTCATGCTGACCACCGAATCCCAGGATGGCAAGAAGGCCGAGGGCAAGGCGGCCGGAGCCACCGGCTGGATCGTCAAGCCGTTCAAGCCGGAACAACTGGTCGCGGTGGTGAAAAAGGTGCTGGGATGA
- a CDS encoding STAS domain-containing protein: MEQTPLNSSRQAREGVIRIGPRLTIETVSDYGQRLRQLLAENDTVGIVFEPEVEMDITALQLFCSASATAAGAGKRLVCRGPLPASLTDLAIGAGVQCRERCGKHPHPCFLALTGGDAWQS; the protein is encoded by the coding sequence ATGGAACAGACACCGTTGAACAGCTCACGCCAGGCACGTGAAGGCGTGATCAGGATAGGCCCTCGTTTGACCATTGAAACGGTGTCGGACTACGGCCAACGGCTTCGGCAACTGCTGGCGGAGAACGACACCGTGGGCATTGTATTCGAGCCCGAGGTGGAAATGGACATCACGGCCCTGCAATTGTTCTGCTCGGCCTCGGCCACGGCCGCTGGAGCGGGCAAAAGGCTGGTCTGTCGCGGGCCGCTTCCGGCGTCCTTGACAGACCTGGCGATTGGTGCGGGGGTCCAGTGCCGCGAACGATGCGGCAAGCATCCCCACCCCTGTTTTCTCGCGCTCACGGGAGGTGACGCATGGCAAAGCTAA
- a CDS encoding bacteriohemerythrin translates to MPLVTWSARYSIGIPQIDAHHRHMFFLLNKLHDDFVNRATAHIIGTLIDELSDYAIYHFAAEERWMKANGYPAVEQHAREHDRFSLRIGEFAISYRRGDKSLALEVLSFLHSWLSGHILQADAEFGTFIAEEKCGILRATETPNWMSEMTWEEVHGTDTVEQLTPGT, encoded by the coding sequence ATGCCTCTCGTAACGTGGAGTGCTCGATACTCGATCGGAATACCGCAAATCGATGCCCATCACCGGCACATGTTCTTTCTGCTCAACAAGCTCCATGACGATTTCGTCAATCGGGCCACCGCACACATCATCGGGACCCTGATCGACGAGTTGAGCGATTACGCCATTTATCACTTTGCGGCGGAGGAGCGGTGGATGAAAGCCAACGGCTATCCCGCCGTGGAGCAGCACGCACGGGAACACGACCGTTTCTCGCTGAGAATAGGAGAGTTCGCCATCAGCTATCGCCGTGGCGACAAGAGTCTCGCCCTTGAGGTCCTTTCCTTTTTGCACAGTTGGCTTTCGGGCCACATCCTGCAGGCGGACGCCGAATTCGGCACGTTCATCGCCGAGGAGAAGTGCGGCATTTTACGGGCAACGGAAACACCAAACTGGATGTCGGAAATGACTTGGGAGGAAGTGCATGGAACAGACACCGTTGAACAGCTCACGCCAGGCACGTGA
- a CDS encoding methyl-accepting chemotaxis protein: MTQSTTPMADNDTGTHSARMTSLFDAWSLAIGSSLAILRRLAGTTEQEFLQIGRHVQEIHQASTTLLRTANHLVAAASGERLHGLIDRLRRIVHEIEAYLEQTQSQRGDQSTVFATVGGLLQQVGSPLEGFKKMSKRLYILEVLIKIESADSGESVGEFNNLAQDIRTLSLQIKEKANNIYDQRELLAALIGRSNAEIQIAGSAQESRIRTSLTSATASIAHLEMVNERFSRLGGVVSTVAEENANSVSEVVQSMQSHDMFRQQVEHVLEGLEQTTALLDASTSGNTAAGDAPALRKHIVKMGDVCELQEAQLHFASTELHAAVTGIVTNLDAIAGKQRRLTETLHGDSGMSAASGRSFIDDVRRHMASITELLTVGVETNNQVAEIMRSITATVAAISTFVADIEEIGQDVILIALNARIKATGTGQEGASLGVLAQEIGQLAKEDSHRTQSITAALKEMHTATVGLATVADHNEAHLSATLGGMQAELDTILATLGAMGQDLSSLLAQAQRQANDLVHDIERLTASIDIHQRTKDLAHEVLNELRQIVAQSRALFPASEEFKEELRQMAERYTMDSERRIHEAISRKHGLETVATERTPHQPALEDASEFGDNVDLF, translated from the coding sequence ATGACTCAGAGCACCACGCCCATGGCAGACAACGATACAGGAACGCACAGCGCGCGGATGACCAGCCTGTTTGACGCCTGGTCATTGGCGATCGGCTCCTCGCTCGCCATCTTGCGAAGGCTTGCGGGAACAACGGAGCAGGAGTTTTTGCAGATCGGCCGTCACGTTCAGGAAATCCATCAGGCGTCCACGACGCTCTTGCGGACGGCCAACCACTTGGTGGCGGCAGCCTCCGGGGAACGCCTTCATGGCCTGATTGACCGGTTGCGGCGGATCGTGCACGAGATCGAAGCCTACCTGGAACAAACCCAGTCGCAACGAGGCGACCAATCCACGGTTTTCGCAACCGTGGGAGGACTCCTGCAACAGGTCGGCTCACCCCTGGAAGGCTTCAAGAAGATGAGCAAACGGCTCTACATTCTTGAAGTGCTGATTAAAATCGAAAGCGCCGACAGTGGAGAATCGGTGGGGGAGTTCAACAATCTGGCCCAGGACATCCGAACGCTTTCCCTGCAGATCAAAGAAAAGGCCAACAATATTTATGACCAGCGCGAGCTGCTCGCCGCGCTGATCGGCCGAAGCAACGCCGAGATCCAGATTGCCGGCTCCGCGCAAGAATCGCGGATCAGGACGTCCCTGACGAGCGCGACCGCCAGCATCGCCCACCTCGAAATGGTCAACGAGCGGTTTTCCCGCTTGGGGGGAGTGGTCTCCACGGTTGCCGAGGAAAATGCAAACAGCGTCAGCGAGGTCGTCCAGTCGATGCAGTCGCACGACATGTTCCGGCAGCAGGTCGAGCATGTCCTTGAGGGCCTGGAGCAAACAACGGCGCTGTTGGATGCGTCAACCTCCGGGAATACCGCTGCCGGTGATGCACCCGCGCTTCGGAAGCACATCGTCAAGATGGGGGATGTGTGCGAACTTCAGGAGGCGCAGCTGCATTTTGCTTCCACCGAGCTGCATGCCGCCGTGACCGGGATCGTCACCAACCTGGACGCAATCGCCGGCAAACAGCGGCGGCTGACCGAAACTCTCCATGGTGATTCCGGGATGAGCGCCGCCTCCGGCCGCTCCTTCATCGATGATGTTCGCCGTCACATGGCCTCGATCACCGAATTGCTGACGGTCGGGGTGGAGACCAACAACCAGGTGGCCGAGATCATGCGAAGCATCACGGCAACCGTTGCGGCCATCTCCACGTTTGTCGCCGATATCGAGGAGATCGGCCAGGATGTCATCCTCATCGCCCTCAATGCCAGGATCAAGGCCACCGGCACCGGCCAGGAAGGGGCCTCGCTCGGCGTGTTGGCGCAAGAAATCGGGCAGTTGGCCAAAGAGGACAGCCACCGCACCCAAAGCATCACGGCTGCCTTGAAGGAAATGCACACCGCCACCGTCGGACTTGCCACGGTGGCGGATCACAACGAGGCGCACCTGAGCGCAACGCTCGGCGGCATGCAGGCCGAGCTGGACACCATCCTCGCCACCCTTGGAGCCATGGGGCAGGATCTGTCTTCCCTGCTCGCCCAGGCACAGCGGCAGGCCAACGACCTGGTCCACGACATCGAACGCCTCACCGCTTCGATCGATATCCACCAACGAACCAAGGACCTGGCGCATGAGGTGCTCAACGAGCTGCGTCAGATCGTCGCCCAGTCCCGTGCCCTGTTTCCGGCAAGCGAGGAATTCAAGGAAGAGCTGCGCCAGATGGCCGAACGCTACACCATGGACAGCGAACGGCGCATCCACGAGGCCATTTCCCGCAAACACGGGCTGGAAACCGTGGCGACCGAGCGAACACCGCACCAACCCGCCTTGGAAGATGCTTCTGAATTCGGCGACAACGTCGATCTCTTTTAA